CGCATTATGGGTTGTTTGTGCTGTTGAGCGGAGTGAAACGCACGCTTGGCTCGAACCTTGCAAGGTTCGGCTGTGGCTACCCCCGCATTATGGGTTGTTTGTGCTGTTGAGCGGAGTGAAACGCACGCTTGGCTCGAACCTTGCAAGGTTCGGCTGTGGCTACCCCCGCATTATGGGTTGTTTGTGCTGTTGAGCGGAGTGAAACGCACGTTTGGCTCGAACCTTGCAAGGTTCGGCTGTGGCTACCCCCGCATTATGGGTTGTTTGTGCTGTTGAGCGGAGTGAAACGCACGCTTGGCTCGAACCTTGCAAGGTTCGGCTGTGGCTACCCCGCATTATGGGTTGTTTGTGCTGTTGAGCGGAGTGAAACGCACGCTTGGCTCGAACCTTGCAAGGTTCGGCTGTGGCTACCCCCGCATTATGGGTTGTTTGTGCTGTTGAGCGGAGTGAAACATAGTGTTTTATTAATCTATATCGACAAAACCAAGCACTGCGCACTTCAAATGAGTTTTAGTAGTGCTGTTTGAATTTAAACCTTTGCTGGCCATGAAGAATAAACAACACTATCTACTTTTCAACGATAACCGGAAATACATTGATCACAGACAACAAGTCCCCTTTTTCAATCATACCATCCCGGATTGGAAGGAACACCACACTATCGATCATACGACTGGTTTCCACAAGCGCCAGTCCTTTGAGTTTGGCCTTTAGCACAACCCCCAGAGCATGATGACAGAAAGCACAGGGTAATGCCACCGTATTCTCTGCAATCACTGCATTCTCGGTAGATATTTCAATGATGTCCCCCTTCTTTATATCCACATCCTCAGCCGCTATGAGCATCTCCCATTTCCCATTCGGGAAAATTATAAAATTATACGGTACAGCGGTCACAGTTTCCCGTTCTATTATATCCTGGCTGCCAAGGACCAGATGGATTGGAACACGGACATTACCATTTGCCATAATTAATGTTAATTAATCTAATAGATATAAATATATTCTATTTTTCCATATCACAGGAAGTCAACAATGCATTTATATGATTTACTGGAAAATGGTACAGGATTGCAATACTAACGACAAACCGGTTACACAATGAATGGAGGACGTAGAATGAATCCAGACATCATGGAATATTACCAGGAAGCAGGGAGGATCGCTTCCAGGGTAAGAAATGAAACGCTAAAGGCCGTTGAAGCGGGGATCAGCTTGCTTGAAGTAGCACAATATGCTGAGGACCTTACCCGCCAGATGGGGGGTATGGTAGCATTTCCCTGTAACATATCCATCAATGAGGTCGCTTCCCATTATACCCCTCTGTCAGATAAGCACATATTCAAAGCCATTGACCTTGTAAAATTAGATGTCGGTGTGCATGTAAATGGTTATATCGCAGATACAGCGGCAACGATCGAAGTTGAAACTCAACATCACTGTGCGCTTATTGAAACTGCCCGGGAAGCACTTGATTGTGCCATCAAGGAAATATGTGCGGGCGTGACAACAAAACATATCGGCAACGTCATCGAACACATTATAAGAGCCAAAGGCTGCCATCCGGTTCCCGCACTCACCGGACACGGCATTGGAAGATATGCTATTCACAATGGCCTCAATATCCCGAACCACAGCAGTGCCGGCTATTCAAACACACTTCATACAGACGATGTAATTGCCATTGAACCCTTTACTACAATGGGAAATGGTCGTATACATTACGGGGAAACAAGAATCGTTTGTCTTACTGATACGAAGAAACCTTCAAATCCTATTTACCAAAAGATAAGATCACAATTCAACACACTTCCCTTCACCAGTCGATGGCTGGATAATCCTGATGACCTGGAAAAATTGGGAACATCCCTCAAGAAATATCCTGTGCTTATTGAGGAAGACGGATGTCCAGTTGCCCAGGCCGAACATACTATCATAGTCAAAGAAGATGGCTGTGACGTGATAACAGCATAACGTGACACTTTATTTCAGCCGTACATAATTTCATCCGGCTGCGTGGATTGAAGAATTGCGATAATATATTCCATGGGAACTGGTGAAAATGATTCCATCTCACCATCATGGTTTGGACACTGCTTCCTGAACTTTATGGGAGTGGCTGGAACTTCCTCTTCATAGACACCGTCCACAACAGGGACACTCGCAGGTTCCAGTATTTCGAAAAGCTCTTCCTTTAAAAGTTGATAATACGTATATTTTTCAGTATGCCCGCATGAATCACATTTGAGTTTAACCTTGTTGGCAAGAAAGCCCTTTTCATGTTTTTTTAACAATAGTTTCTTTAGCAGGTCATTCACGGGAAATACGTAGGTCTGATATCCCTATAAAGCTTTGTCAACGATAACCTATTTATTCAGCAGGTTATCCACCCTGTCAAGACCCTCCCTGATCCTTTCAATGCTGTTAGCATAAGAAAAACGCAGATATCCCTGTGCCCCATCCCCGAAATCAATGCCAGGTGTCACAGCAACTCCTGCTGTTTCCAGAAGACGATGGCTGAGTCCAAGGGAGTCCGGGCTAAACTCTTTCGCATTGGCCAGTACATAGTATGCCCCTTCGGGTTCACTCGCTATCCCAAACCCAATGTGTTTAAGACGCTCTATGATGTACTTCCTCCGTTCATCATAGGTTGCAACCATTTCTTGAACGTGCTCCTGGGGTCCCTCCAGGGCAGCTATACCTGCATGCTGGACAAAACTGTTGGCACAGATAAAGAAATGTTGCTGGAGATTTTGCAGCGTCCTCATATATTCGGGCGGGGCAATGAGGTAACCAAGCCGCCAGCCGGTCATTGCATAGAGTTTTGAAAAGCCATTGAGCACAAAGGCATTATCCGTATATTCCAGGATGGTGTGGTCCTCCCCTTTATAAACCAGGCCCTGGTATATCTCATCAGAAATGATGGGGATACTGCCGGCTATTTCGGCAAGCGCACGGATGGTCTCAGGGTACATCACATGACCTGTGGGATTGGACGGGGAATTGAGCAGGATTGCACGGGTCTTTGTTGTAAATACACGTGCAACGGCATCAGATGTCAGGCTGAACCCCTCAGCCTCGCGGGTATATACATACACCGGTCTGCCGCCAAGGTATTCAACAAAGTTGGGGTAGCTGGCATAGTAGGGATTTGACATTATCACTTCGTCCCCTTCATTCAGCAGACCCATGAACAACAGCAACAGTGCCGGGCTGGTGCCTGATGTCACGATGACCTGCTCAGGACTTAATTCAAGGTTGAATTTCAGGTTGTAATAATCAGCTATT
This DNA window, taken from ANME-2 cluster archaeon, encodes the following:
- a CDS encoding DUF22 domain-containing protein, which produces MANGNVRVPIHLVLGSQDIIERETVTAVPYNFIIFPNGKWEMLIAAEDVDIKKGDIIEISTENAVIAENTVALPCAFCHHALGVVLKAKLKGLALVETSRMIDSVVFLPIRDGMIEKGDLLSVINVFPVIVEK
- the map gene encoding type II methionyl aminopeptidase: MNPDIMEYYQEAGRIASRVRNETLKAVEAGISLLEVAQYAEDLTRQMGGMVAFPCNISINEVASHYTPLSDKHIFKAIDLVKLDVGVHVNGYIADTAATIEVETQHHCALIETAREALDCAIKEICAGVTTKHIGNVIEHIIRAKGCHPVPALTGHGIGRYAIHNGLNIPNHSSAGYSNTLHTDDVIAIEPFTTMGNGRIHYGETRIVCLTDTKKPSNPIYQKIRSQFNTLPFTSRWLDNPDDLEKLGTSLKKYPVLIEEDGCPVAQAEHTIIVKEDGCDVITA
- a CDS encoding pyridoxal phosphate-dependent aminotransferase, translated to MFSQKAARIPPFYVMEVLERAHELERSGRDIIHLEVGEPDFPTAPHICEAAYSALRAGETKYTHSMGLPGLRQAIADYYNLKFNLELSPEQVIVTSGTSPALLLLFMGLLNEGDEVIMSNPYYASYPNFVEYLGGRPVYVYTREAEGFSLTSDAVARVFTTKTRAILLNSPSNPTGHVMYPETIRALAEIAGSIPIISDEIYQGLVYKGEDHTILEYTDNAFVLNGFSKLYAMTGWRLGYLIAPPEYMRTLQNLQQHFFICANSFVQHAGIAALEGPQEHVQEMVATYDERRKYIIERLKHIGFGIASEPEGAYYVLANAKEFSPDSLGLSHRLLETAGVAVTPGIDFGDGAQGYLRFSYANSIERIREGLDRVDNLLNK